One Actinomycetota bacterium genomic window, GAGCGCTCGGTGCGATGGCGGCGATCCTGATCGGACCCATCTTCGGGGCCTTCGCCCCCGGCTTCATGACCCGGATCTTCATCTGGGGCCTCGCGGCCGCCTTGCTGGGAGGGCTGACCAGCCTCCCCGGGGCGTTCGTCGGGGGGATCGCGGTGGGGATCTTCGACTCCGCCGTGCAGCGCGTCTTCCTCACCGGCAGCGTGCCCGGCGTCCCGTCGATAGCGCTCCTCCTCGTGATCCTGGCGGTACTGCTGTTCAGGCCCTCCGGTCTTCTCGGCAAGGTGGCCACGCGATGAAGGCGCTGTTCTCCGGCCCCCGGTGGCGGCTCGCGCTCGTGCTGGCGGTCGCGGGCGCGGTCGTGCCGCCGGTCCTGGCCCGCATGGGGCTGATGGGCGACCTGTTCGCGCTCAACGTCGGCATCGGGGTCTGCTTCGCGGCCGCCGCCCTGTCGCTCAACCTCCTCATGGGTTACGCCGGGCAGATCTCGCTCGGGCACGCGGCGCTGCTCGGGGTCGGCGCGTTCACCTCGGGGATCCTCACCGCACGCGGACCCGAGCTCGCATTCATGTGGGGCTTCCTGGCCGGAGCCCTGGTGGGCGCGATCTTCGCGTTCCTGCTCGGCCTCCCGGCGCTGCGGCTGCGCGGGC contains:
- a CDS encoding branched-chain amino acid ABC transporter permease — translated: MKALFSGPRWRLALVLAVAGAVVPPVLARMGLMGDLFALNVGIGVCFAAAALSLNLLMGYAGQISLGHAALLGVGAFTSGILTARGPELAFMWGFLAGALVGAIFAFLLGLPALRLRGLYLAVVTIAFAFMVEESLFKWRPITGGSAGLEIPRPLAGDFYFSRNPDYLALILVLF